TTTGGAATCTGGATGGTGGGTCGTGGGTGCCGGGTGGTGGCGTTCGGAGTTTTCGGACCGTTCAGTACAATGGTGCTGGGCTGTTGGTGGTGTTGTCACAGACTCACACTCACACGGCGTTCCGAGAAGGGGGAGAGAAGGGTAAAGCCGTATCTGCCGGTGGTGTTGGACCGTTGGTGGTGCGGTCAGTAGATGGCGGGTGTCGCTCTTATCTGCTGATGGTGGTGTTGCCGGGCGGGCGGGCTACTGGGCAGTGGGCTAGGGTTCGGCGGTTCGCACAGTCGCACTCGGAGTCTCGGGCCTTCAGTTTGGGTTGACACTTGACAGAATCAATCACGGATTCACGGTGTCTTCGACTCTTCTttacttcttttctctttttcttttctttttttttttttaaaaaaaagagggttAGAATCGTGTcagaatcgggttgacccgatttcgacccgaacccgattatcaaaacccaaaccctactAAACCCTATTTTCtcgtgtcggattcgcgggttgtgtcaaaaattgccaaccctagtgaTAGACTCCGAaggacttttttatatttattataaaatttctaACAATTTAGACAACATAATTGTTGTAATCTCTGTCCGGTCCATCCAAGGCAGAGGAATTTCTACATCTCAATCATGAAGCATTATTTTGGTGAACTGACTCATCTTCACCACTCAAAATCGTATTCTATTATTACTAAACTCTTGAAGATAAAGAGTGAAAAGTCAGAGTGAGTAGCAGCCAGCCAGCTAGCCATGGCATAAACTTTTGTAAAATCTAAATTCTACAATATATTTACCAATACCTGACAATACggatcattaaatttgtaaaatgtaatttaaacaataaaataaccCGCAATCATCTAAAAACATTTATTCGGATAGTTTATCTATTTCATCAAATATGATGATGCAGGATACATTATTTATCGTATAAAATACACTTTATTTTAAGTCCCAGCTAGCCCTTTTAATTTCCATACTTGGCCTTGTAGTCGCTCCAGAGCTGATCAACTGACTTTCCAAGCAATTCAACAAAAAAGTTAGCATTATAACCACTCCTCATTTTCTTGTTCAACTCAGCCACGAACCCATTTTTAAGACTATTGCAATAGTCCAAAAACCGAGCTGTAACATCATAGCCTTGGTCCCATTTATCACCTTTCCCAGGCTGCACCCAGTGGCTGGGCACGTACCCTGACTTCAACCTCACAAAATCAGCAATTCCTTCAATCAGTCCTCCGGGGACCTGCTGCCCGTTACCATTCCACTGCCAAATATGTGTCATTTCATGGTAAAGAACCCCGGCGAATTCCCTTTTCAAATCACCCGAATAGCCGT
The sequence above is drawn from the Alnus glutinosa chromosome 11, dhAlnGlut1.1, whole genome shotgun sequence genome and encodes:
- the LOC133882910 gene encoding uncharacterized protein LOC133882910, translating into MARSHHMYFFLSFLVTLAALEGIHAVDYVVTNTAGNTPGGVRFNNEIGSEYSRQTLSSATDFIWRLFQQNDAADRKNVLKVSLFIDDMDGVAYANSNNEIHVSARYINGYSGDLKREFAGVLYHEMTHIWQWNGNGQQVPGGLIEGIADFVRLKSGYVPSHWVQPGKGDKWDQGYDVTARFLDYCNSLKNGFVAELNKKMRSGYNANFFVELLGKSVDQLWSDYKAKYGN